The stretch of DNA CCGAGCCACAGGCGGGGTCACACACCTTGAGGGAGAGCAATGCCTGCTCCTGGGCCTCTAGGGTGGCATCTTTACCTAACGCCTCCAGCCGATCCGCAATCACAGGTTCTAGCGCACTCTTGATCAGCTGCCCCACCAGCTCTGGCGGGGTGTAGTAGGAGCCGGTGGTTTTGCGATCGCTGCCCGTGACCAGCTGAAACTCATAGATGCCCTGCCGCTCGGCCACCTGGGGATGGAAGTCGAGCAGGCTTTCGTAGACACTGCCCAGTTCCTCCACATCCAGCGCCCCATAGTTGACCCGGCGCAGTTGCCCCCGCTGCTCGTACAGCGACAGGTGGCGAATCGCCAGGGTGAGGTCATGGTTGTCAATGGCGCAGGCATCGATATCCAGCAGCGAGTGGGAGCCAAACAACACCCCGTTTAGCGGCGATAGGCCCAGCACCTGCCCCCGCCAGTTTTCGTCGAACAGCCGGAAGGTGACCCGCAGACCCTGCCACTGGTCTTGAAACCCCTCCCGTCGCCAGGAGGCTTTTTCTGCCAGTGCCCGCAGGCGCTCGATGCTGTAGTACTCGCGGTAAATGCGGGACTTGTTGACATCATCGCCAGAGAGCAGCAGGTTGCGCGACTCGGCCACCATCAAAAACAGCAGGCGATAGATCAGCAGCAGGAGCTGGCGGTAGTAGGCGGTTTCGGTAAGGGCCTCACCCTCGGAGCCCTCACCCCCGGCCCCGCTCTCAGGGGGCGAGGGAAGATCGGATATGGGCTCCCCTTTGCCCAGCCATAACCGTTGGCGTAGGGCTTCGTTGTTTGGATGCTGGAGAAATCCGGTGCCCAGCACCTTGAGGGCTTGCTCGACCCCATCGCGCAGGCGATCGCGCACCCTCCCGCCCTGCTGCACCGACTCCTGGTGGTAAAACTCTAGCAGGCACTTGTCGGCATCTTCCATGCCCTGGGGCAGGCGCGATCGGTGGAACAGCCGATAGAACAGGCCAAACTCAGCAAAGTTCTCGCCATTGAGAATTTGCTCTAGGTCAAACTCGACGTAGGTGAGTCGGGTCATCAGCGACGAGTCGCGCAGCAGTCGCCAGCGCAGACCATTGGTTGCGATCGCCCACAGGTGCTCGGTGCGATTGAGATAATCCTGCACCAGGGCATGAGCCGATAGCCGGGGCGTGCCGCTGGGGGGACGCTGCTCTAAGCGCACTCGGCTGCCCACAATGTGGATCGGGGGCTTGGCATCCCCTGGTTCGGCCCGATGAGAGATAGCGTAGGTTTGCTCGTCTACTACCTCCGCTTTGGCCACGTATATCGGGTCGTACCCCAAACTGCGCAGCAGCGGCACCGCCCATTGCTCGCGGGTCACGGTGGTGGCTAGGTCTTGCTCGGGCAGGCGGCTCAAGGCCCGCTGAAACGCCGCCCAATAGATCTTCGCATCGCCCCAGGCCAGGGCAATTTCGTCGGCCAGTTTATCTGTTTTTTGCAGCCCAAACGCCTCTGGAACCTGGCCTTTGATATCAGCAGACAGCACATCGGCCATCAAGTCTGAGGCGATCAGGTTGCCTTCAATTTGGAGTCCGGCGAGAGTGGCGGTGGGGGCAGACATGGGGAAGTTTGAATGTTAATTGGTGCTGACTTGAGGTTGGCGGGCCGTACCCTAGGGCTTGGGCTGAAGGACGTACAGCCCCAAAATATCCATGGGGAGCTGAGGTTTGACGCGGATCTGGCCCTCCTTGGTAATCTCCCGCACCCGGCGGTGGGACTGGGCTAGGGCATTGGCTCTAGATGCAGCAATATCTTCTAGCTCCTCCCTAAACTCCTCTAAGCGATTCAACAGCTCGGCGATTTCCAGGCGCTTCATGGCTATGGGCACATCTCCAGTGGGCTCAGCCCGCTGAAATAGCTCGGTTGCCTCGGCTGGCTCAAGCCAGACTGGGGCAGAGGGTGGCCCAGTAAAGCCTGTAACCAGACATTCTTCAGCCAGCAGGCTTTGCTGCTTAGGGCTAGCCAACAGGTGTCGAACCCTCAGCAGCAGCAGCGTGGTGCGTTTTTCTACCGCATCCGTAACGGTAAACCCACAGCGGGCGGCGACCGGGTCTTGGCTATTCTCCAGAGCGTTTTCTAACACGTAGCGAGCTAACCCCTCCACCAAGGGGTGGTTGCGGCCCACATACTCCACCCCTTCCGGCGTGGGGGTAGTAAACGCCATTAGCCGGGGCTTATCGCCCAGGGTGGGCCGCACGCAAGTGGGAATCGTCTGGAGATACCAGCCCTGTTTTTTCTTGAGCAAAGAATGATTGAGCCGAGCACAGGCGGCCAGCACAAACCTCTCCACGTCGGACTCGTTGCCGAGGATTCGATCCGACTCCACCAGCTCTTGTTCTACCTCTGCGGGTTTGATCGTGCGCTGGGCAAAGCGGGTACGGCTGGCCTTCTCGCGCTCCACTGCCCGATCCCAACTTTTATGTACCTTGTCTACCGCTGGCTCATCGTCATCCAGCAAATCTAGCAAGGAGAGCTGAGCGGCATCGGTGGCGCGATCAAACAGGGACTTGAACACCGCTTCCGAGACGGTGGAACTGTCCATCGGCACCGGCACCGTGATGCCCAGGCTCTTGTGAATTTTGACCGCCTTGCGGATCAGCACATCCAAAACGGCTCCATCCACCGGGTTGTCTTGGCCATAGAGCAGGTAGCTTTTGACCACCGGGGCAGTTTGCCCGTAGCGATCAACCCGCCCTTCCCGCTGCTCTAGGCGATTGGGGTTCCAGGGCAGGTCGTAGTGAATCACCGCCTGGAAGGCCTCCTGAAGGTTTACCCCTTCACTCAGGCAATCGGTGGCCACCAGCACCCGCTGGGGGTAGGTCGCGAGTTCTTGAATCCGCAATTCCCGCTCATCTTCGGACTGTTCGCCCGTGACGGCAATCACGCGCAACTGGCTGCCCCGCTTTTTCTCTAGCTTGTTGCGCAGGGCAGTGGCCACATAGTTGGCGGTGGCGATGTAACGACACCAGACAATGGGGTTTAAGCCCTCCTTGAGCAGGGCGGCGACGGTTTCGGTAGCTTCGTTTAGCTTCGAGTCTTTGGTGCCTTTGAGCGCCTCTGCGTCGCGGATAAAGGCCCTCAGCTTGCGGCGATCGCTGTCGCTGAAGGTGCGCTGGCCCTGCTCAAGGGCAGCGGTGGGTGGGGCATCAATGGCCTGTTCCTGGTCGGTGGGGTCGT from Leptolyngbya sp. KIOST-1 encodes:
- a CDS encoding DEAD/DEAH box helicase — its product is MRLRPLSGNEEQACGIYLPLLEQGLEAIESAQFPIPGPEAVQDHTAARLLMEAARLSLRSGAGPFRCLGRLSVRPRPYQLVPLLMALRLETLRLLVADDVGIGKTIEAGLIAREFLDRGEVQRLAVLCPPHLCDQWQRELREKFHIDAVVVRSGTVSRLERSLPAGDHHIFGFYRHIIVSLDYAKSDRRRASFLTHCPDLVIVDEAHTCARPSGRSESQQMRHQLVREIAARPEQNLLLLTATPHSGIEESFLSLLGLLKPDFEQYDLEHLSENQRIELARYFVQRRRADVKQWLGDDTPFPERDPLEQPYKLSPEYRTLFENVYNFARGLVQTTTQDMTYAQRRGRYWSALAIIRCVMSSPETAIATLNRQIEKVGEPENLGADIDQDLMAAYTYDPTDQEQAIDAPPTAALEQGQRTFSDSDRRKLRAFIRDAEALKGTKDSKLNEATETVAALLKEGLNPIVWCRYIATANYVATALRNKLEKKRGSQLRVIAVTGEQSEDERELRIQELATYPQRVLVATDCLSEGVNLQEAFQAVIHYDLPWNPNRLEQREGRVDRYGQTAPVVKSYLLYGQDNPVDGAVLDVLIRKAVKIHKSLGITVPVPMDSSTVSEAVFKSLFDRATDAAQLSLLDLLDDDEPAVDKVHKSWDRAVEREKASRTRFAQRTIKPAEVEQELVESDRILGNESDVERFVLAACARLNHSLLKKKQGWYLQTIPTCVRPTLGDKPRLMAFTTPTPEGVEYVGRNHPLVEGLARYVLENALENSQDPVAARCGFTVTDAVEKRTTLLLLRVRHLLASPKQQSLLAEECLVTGFTGPPSAPVWLEPAEATELFQRAEPTGDVPIAMKRLEIAELLNRLEEFREELEDIAASRANALAQSHRRVREITKEGQIRVKPQLPMDILGLYVLQPKP